The following proteins are encoded in a genomic region of Dyadobacter sp. UC 10:
- a CDS encoding GNAT family N-acetyltransferase produces the protein MKNTEVVGSKFIVQTANENHLSFAEVICAEMEESAKKRGTGIAKRSPVYIMEKMVEGKAIIATTDTGEWVGFCYIETWEHGKFVANSGLIVHPDFRNSGMAKAIKQKAFELSRKKYPDAKIIGITTSLPVMKINSDLGYEPVTFSELPADDAFWKGCASCVNYDVLTRTGRKHCLCTGMMYDPTEKEPAAAKSGVVVEEKHSWDFLKESSLYERWMRIKQRILLRREERARKKNAGAVLVH, from the coding sequence ATGAAAAATACCGAAGTAGTGGGCAGTAAGTTTATCGTTCAGACTGCCAATGAAAATCACCTCAGTTTCGCCGAAGTAATTTGTGCTGAAATGGAGGAAAGCGCTAAAAAGCGCGGTACCGGTATAGCCAAACGTTCTCCAGTGTACATCATGGAAAAAATGGTGGAAGGTAAGGCGATCATCGCTACTACCGATACGGGTGAGTGGGTTGGTTTTTGTTATATAGAGACCTGGGAGCACGGGAAGTTCGTTGCTAACTCCGGATTGATCGTACATCCCGATTTTCGTAACAGCGGAATGGCGAAAGCGATCAAGCAGAAAGCATTTGAATTATCGCGTAAAAAATATCCTGATGCGAAAATCATAGGCATTACTACCAGTTTGCCGGTAATGAAAATCAACTCTGACCTGGGATACGAACCGGTGACTTTTAGCGAACTGCCAGCCGATGATGCATTCTGGAAAGGATGTGCGAGCTGCGTTAATTATGATGTGCTGACCCGGACCGGCAGAAAGCATTGCCTCTGTACAGGAATGATGTATGACCCCACAGAAAAAGAGCCGGCTGCTGCCAAAAGCGGCGTTGTGGTAGAAGAAAAGCATTCCTGGGACTTTTTGAAAGAATCGAGCCTCTACGAGCGCTGGATGCGCATTAAGCAGCGCATTTTGTTGCGAAGGGAGGAACGTGCCAGAAAGAAAAACGCCGGGGCTGTGCTCGTACATTAG
- the aat gene encoding leucyl/phenylalanyl-tRNA--protein transferase, translating to MSALNPDDILNGYINGIFPMAESDGTIYWYSPNPRAIIPIDTYKPSKSLRPVLNRNHFEIRVDTDFEGVMRGCSGPRSKENSTWISDDIISSYTALHRFGYAHSVESYRDNRLVGGLYGVSINGVFFGESMFTIESNASKVAFHYLVQILKLNGFALLDTQFINDNVLRYGAIEIPREEYLDLLHKALKVKASFNGSPLPDIV from the coding sequence ATGTCAGCTTTGAATCCGGATGATATTCTTAACGGTTATATCAATGGAATATTTCCTATGGCGGAGTCGGATGGGACAATTTACTGGTATTCTCCTAATCCCAGGGCAATTATTCCTATTGATACTTACAAGCCCTCCAAATCGCTGAGGCCGGTTTTGAACAGAAATCATTTCGAAATACGCGTTGATACGGATTTTGAAGGCGTAATGAGAGGCTGCTCCGGGCCACGCTCGAAGGAGAATAGTACCTGGATTTCAGACGATATCATTTCGAGTTATACAGCCCTTCACCGGTTTGGTTACGCACATAGTGTCGAGTCGTACCGCGACAATCGGCTGGTCGGCGGACTTTATGGCGTATCGATTAATGGGGTGTTTTTCGGAGAATCGATGTTCACCATCGAAAGCAATGCGTCCAAAGTAGCATTCCATTACCTGGTTCAGATATTGAAATTAAACGGCTTTGCATTGCTGGATACACAGTTTATTAATGATAATGTATTACGCTACGGGGCAATTGAAATCCCTCGGGAAGAGTACCTCGACCTGTTGCACAAGGCTTTGAAAGTGAAGGCCAGTTTTAACGGAAGCCCGCTTCCCGATATCGTATAA
- the proB gene encoding glutamate 5-kinase, whose translation MSKPILVIKFGTASITLASGEPDTGKISEIARQVSEIHPKYRIIIVSSGAVGAGKAYIHNYKGTMTQRKAAASVGNPLLVGLYASYFAPNHIFIAQSLCERQHFANRDKFLQLKETFEELWENNIIPIVNENDVVSDRELKFSDNDELATLLAVGFGAESLMFCTSVGGLLDEAGQILRNVSNVNEVFKFVKTDKSFLGLGGMASKLTFAKLAARMAIRVVIFGMNTENELLKALEGAAGTVITPGKSTLSARNRWLGSGGLVSGRLQIDEGACKALAKRKSLLAVGVAEVTGEFESGEIIEIYSPTEEMIAVARARETSTAIRQNLKTVNFEVAHANDIVLL comes from the coding sequence GTGTCGAAACCCATTCTTGTCATCAAATTCGGAACTGCGTCGATTACGCTTGCTTCGGGAGAACCGGATACCGGAAAAATCTCTGAAATAGCACGTCAGGTTTCTGAAATTCATCCCAAATACCGCATTATCATCGTTTCCTCCGGGGCAGTAGGAGCGGGGAAAGCTTATATTCACAATTACAAGGGCACAATGACCCAACGGAAGGCCGCTGCTTCGGTCGGTAACCCGCTGCTGGTTGGTTTATATGCGAGCTATTTTGCGCCTAATCATATTTTTATTGCCCAAAGTCTGTGCGAAAGACAGCATTTCGCCAACAGGGATAAATTTTTACAGCTTAAAGAAACTTTTGAAGAGCTTTGGGAAAACAACATTATTCCTATTGTCAACGAAAATGACGTCGTCAGCGACCGTGAGCTCAAATTCTCCGACAATGACGAACTGGCTACATTACTGGCAGTGGGCTTCGGTGCTGAATCGCTTATGTTTTGTACGTCGGTAGGCGGCTTGCTGGACGAAGCGGGGCAGATACTGAGGAACGTATCCAATGTGAACGAGGTTTTTAAGTTTGTTAAAACAGATAAATCATTCCTCGGACTAGGCGGAATGGCTTCCAAACTCACGTTTGCCAAATTAGCAGCGCGAATGGCGATCAGGGTGGTTATTTTTGGGATGAATACCGAAAATGAATTGCTGAAAGCATTGGAGGGAGCCGCTGGTACGGTCATAACACCGGGTAAAAGCACGCTTTCTGCGCGTAACAGGTGGCTGGGCAGTGGCGGACTTGTATCAGGCAGGTTGCAAATTGACGAAGGCGCTTGTAAAGCACTTGCCAAACGAAAAAGCCTGCTGGCCGTGGGTGTGGCCGAAGTTACAGGTGAATTTGAATCCGGTGAAATCATCGAAATCTATTCGCCGACTGAAGAAATGATCGCAGTAGCACGGGCCCGGGAAACCTCGACGGCAATTCGTCAAAACTTAAAAACAGTGAATTTTGAAGTGGCACATGCCAACGATATAGTATTGCTCTAA
- a CDS encoding glutamate-5-semialdehyde dehydrogenase, translating into MDSILPLLQETQKASAQIRNLGDASKSAMLEDLAANVLRNAAGIIAENQKDLEAMDDADPKKDRLLLNEKRIQALAQSLREVAALPDPGGEILLERTIEQGLSLQKVAVPLGVVGVIYESRPNVTLDVAALCLRSGNACVLKGGKEAHYSNLYLVSLIHDSLAKFDIPAAAVMLLPTDRKFVSELLTATRFVDIIIPRGSESLIKFVRENSLVPTIETGAGVCHTYVEQTGDLEKAAGIVVNAKVSRPSVCNSLDTILVDEKIAKAFLPKLKEDFVKWNVEVFADDLSFSIFSEIGYPFLQHATEEDFGREFLDYKCSVKVVDGLDEALEHIREHSSRHSEAIISKNESLIDRFLKEVDAAAVYANASTRFTDGGVFALGAEIGISTQKLHARGPFALEKLVTEKWIVKGDGQVRW; encoded by the coding sequence ATGGACTCTATTTTACCTTTATTACAGGAAACTCAGAAAGCTTCGGCGCAAATCCGCAATCTGGGAGACGCTTCGAAATCTGCGATGCTTGAAGATCTGGCCGCAAATGTATTGCGAAACGCTGCCGGAATTATCGCAGAAAACCAGAAAGATCTCGAAGCGATGGACGATGCCGATCCTAAAAAAGACCGGCTCCTGCTGAACGAAAAACGTATTCAGGCGCTTGCGCAGAGCCTTCGCGAGGTAGCGGCACTTCCGGATCCCGGAGGTGAAATACTACTGGAGCGGACGATCGAACAGGGGTTGTCTTTGCAAAAGGTAGCGGTACCGTTGGGCGTAGTGGGGGTAATATATGAATCGCGACCCAATGTAACGCTCGATGTAGCGGCATTATGTCTGCGTTCGGGGAATGCTTGCGTGTTAAAAGGCGGCAAGGAAGCCCACTATTCCAATTTATATCTGGTAAGTCTGATCCACGACAGTCTGGCGAAGTTTGATATACCGGCTGCGGCTGTCATGCTGCTTCCAACGGACAGAAAGTTTGTCAGCGAGCTGCTGACTGCTACCCGCTTTGTGGACATTATCATTCCCCGCGGATCTGAAAGTCTGATCAAATTCGTGAGGGAAAATTCACTGGTACCTACGATTGAAACCGGCGCAGGCGTTTGTCATACTTATGTGGAGCAAACCGGTGACCTGGAAAAAGCGGCTGGTATCGTTGTCAACGCAAAAGTGTCCAGGCCATCTGTTTGCAACTCTTTGGATACCATTTTAGTAGATGAGAAAATTGCAAAAGCATTTTTACCTAAGCTTAAAGAAGACTTCGTGAAATGGAATGTGGAGGTTTTCGCTGACGACCTTTCATTTTCAATCTTTTCTGAAATCGGATATCCATTTTTGCAGCATGCAACTGAGGAGGATTTTGGAAGGGAATTTCTTGATTATAAGTGTTCCGTAAAAGTTGTAGATGGGCTGGATGAAGCGCTTGAACATATTCGCGAACATTCGTCCCGGCACTCCGAAGCTATTATTTCCAAGAACGAAAGTTTAATCGACCGATTTTTGAAAGAAGTTGACGCGGCAGCAGTTTACGCAAATGCATCCACCCGCTTTACTGACGGAGGCGTATTTGCATTAGGAGCTGAAATTGGTATATCTACACAAAAGTTGCACGCACGTGGGCCATTTGCGCTGGAAAAGCTGGTGACAGAAAAATGGATTGTTAAAGGTGATGGACAGGTAAGATGGTAA
- a CDS encoding M20 family metallo-hydrolase, with protein sequence MVIKLGQTERLVEEAIVLLRRLIETPSFSKEEDGTAQLLEDFFNEKGIPFERLKNNIWATNLHFDITKPTILLNSHHDTVKPNKSWTLDPFKAIEKDGKLFGLGSNDAGGCLVSLIATFCYFYERKDLKYNIIIATTAEEEISGKEGLEIVAPLLPNIEFAIVGEPTEMHLAVAEKGLLVLDCTAKGKSGHAAREEGDNAIYKALKDIQWITGYQFPKVSPSLGPIKMSVTIINAGTQHNVVPDTCVFTVDVRVTDQYTLEEIIAEIQQNMQSEVVPRSIRLRPSSIPVDHPIVQEGLKLGRKTYGSPTTSDQALLDCPSLKMGPGHSGRSHSADEFIYLNEIGEGIAQYIKMLEGVVTQ encoded by the coding sequence ATGGTAATTAAATTGGGACAAACAGAAAGGCTGGTAGAAGAGGCAATTGTATTGCTGAGAAGATTGATTGAGACACCTTCGTTTAGTAAGGAGGAAGATGGGACCGCGCAGTTGCTGGAAGATTTTTTTAACGAAAAGGGCATTCCGTTCGAACGTTTAAAAAATAACATCTGGGCTACAAACCTTCATTTTGACATCACTAAGCCAACTATTTTACTTAATTCACACCATGATACTGTCAAACCGAACAAATCATGGACGTTGGATCCCTTTAAGGCAATTGAAAAAGACGGGAAGCTTTTCGGGTTGGGAAGCAATGATGCAGGCGGCTGTCTGGTTTCGCTGATCGCCACTTTCTGCTACTTCTATGAGCGGAAAGATTTAAAATACAATATCATTATCGCAACTACTGCCGAAGAAGAGATTTCTGGTAAAGAGGGCTTGGAAATCGTCGCACCATTGCTGCCTAACATCGAATTTGCGATTGTAGGAGAGCCCACCGAAATGCATCTGGCGGTTGCAGAAAAGGGCTTATTGGTATTGGACTGTACTGCAAAAGGGAAATCGGGGCACGCTGCGCGTGAGGAGGGCGACAATGCAATTTACAAAGCACTTAAAGATATTCAGTGGATCACGGGCTACCAGTTTCCGAAAGTGTCACCTTCATTGGGACCGATCAAGATGTCAGTGACGATCATCAATGCAGGCACGCAGCATAATGTAGTTCCTGATACCTGCGTTTTTACGGTCGATGTGCGGGTGACGGATCAATATACATTGGAAGAAATTATCGCTGAGATTCAGCAGAACATGCAGTCAGAGGTGGTTCCAAGATCGATCAGACTACGTCCGTCGAGTATTCCTGTGGATCATCCTATTGTTCAGGAAGGTTTGAAACTGGGAAGAAAAACGTATGGTTCGCCCACGACTTCTGATCAGGCGTTACTTGATTGTCCTTCGCTGAAAATGGGTCCAGGACATTCCGGCAGGTCACACAGTGCGGATGAGTTTATTTATTTAAATGAAATTGGTGAGGGTATCGCTCAGTATATTAAAATGCTGGAAGGTGTGGTGACCCAATAA
- a CDS encoding enoyl-CoA hydratase/isomerase family protein has translation MQFYSQEDTQTFDTVRFLYIQTTLTGHIFTITLNRPEKRNAFTPTMVEEIIYAIAFAHYNPQIRCVILQAAGPVFCAGADLNAFHDSSADQKNNTLPTIREEARLGDAFDALLKPAIAKVEGPVLAGGFLIICGCTFVISIPNANFSLPEVKRGIWPMQVMASLSKIVPDRKALEMAITGRNYSSKEAFEYGLVTAVVEKETIDSEVNGLANLICQNAPLAIKTGISAFQRMKNIPETERHTFLKAQLDFLLTTNDAKEGVLAFKEKRIQNWQNK, from the coding sequence ATGCAATTCTACTCTCAAGAAGATACTCAGACTTTCGATACTGTCCGGTTTTTGTACATTCAAACTACATTAACCGGACATATTTTTACCATCACGCTGAACAGGCCTGAAAAAAGGAATGCATTCACGCCTACGATGGTCGAAGAGATCATTTATGCAATTGCTTTTGCGCATTACAATCCACAAATCAGATGTGTGATTTTGCAGGCAGCCGGCCCGGTTTTCTGTGCAGGCGCTGATCTGAATGCATTTCATGACAGTTCCGCTGACCAGAAAAATAATACGCTACCAACAATACGCGAAGAGGCGCGATTAGGTGATGCTTTTGATGCTTTACTTAAACCTGCTATCGCAAAAGTAGAAGGCCCGGTGCTTGCAGGAGGCTTTCTCATCATCTGCGGCTGCACTTTTGTAATCAGTATCCCGAATGCAAATTTCAGCTTGCCGGAAGTAAAGCGCGGCATTTGGCCAATGCAGGTAATGGCTTCTTTGTCTAAGATTGTTCCTGACAGGAAAGCGCTGGAAATGGCAATTACCGGCCGTAACTATTCTTCGAAGGAGGCTTTCGAATACGGATTGGTTACTGCGGTAGTGGAAAAGGAAACTATCGATTCCGAAGTGAATGGTCTGGCTAATTTAATCTGTCAGAATGCGCCGCTTGCTATAAAAACGGGTATATCTGCATTTCAGCGAATGAAGAATATTCCTGAAACTGAGCGGCATACATTCCTGAAAGCACAATTGGATTTCCTGCTGACAACAAACGATGCAAAAGAAGGTGTTCTTGCCTTCAAAGAAAAAAGAATTCAAAACTGGCAGAACAAATAA
- a CDS encoding Rne/Rng family ribonuclease, translated as MSNELLINSTQKGERIALLQDKRLLEYHVETPDQSFTVGDIYLGTVRKLVAGLNAAFVDVGFEKDAFLHYLDLGPNINSLNKLTKEVISKKANSGKLNNFKMEPEIEKLGKIDKVLSKNQPILVQIVKEPISTKGPRLSCDISIAGRYIVLVPFSNSVNLSKKITDKQERNRLQRLMSSIKPANFGVIIRTVATGKDVDELNRDLQDCLDKWENGIKALRDAKPRDRIIGEMNRASSIIRDMLNESFDSITVDSKEVYDDIKAYIHNIAPDKENILRLHNGKNKLFEQFGLEKQIKSLFGRSVSLPNGGYLIIEHTEALHVIDVNSGNKSNSEEDQEATALSVNLEAAKEIARQLRLRDMGGIIVVDFIDMKKAENKRTLFDVMRDEMKGDRSKYTILPLSKFGLLQITRQRVRPEMNIVTRETCPTCGGTGTIQASILVSDVIANNLDYILTKQNERGITISLHPFLHSYFTKGLMSEQMKWFFQYKTWIKLIKDSSLGVTDFKFHNRYGEEIEIVPVN; from the coding sequence TTGAGTAACGAATTACTAATCAATTCTACTCAAAAGGGAGAACGTATAGCCCTTTTGCAGGATAAACGTCTTTTAGAATACCACGTCGAAACACCGGATCAAAGCTTTACCGTTGGGGATATTTACCTAGGTACTGTTCGAAAACTGGTAGCAGGCCTCAATGCCGCTTTTGTTGATGTCGGTTTTGAAAAGGATGCATTCCTGCACTACCTCGATCTGGGACCCAATATTAATTCCCTCAACAAGCTCACGAAGGAAGTTATTTCCAAAAAAGCGAATTCAGGCAAGCTCAACAATTTCAAGATGGAGCCTGAAATTGAGAAACTTGGGAAAATTGATAAGGTACTCTCCAAAAATCAGCCAATTCTTGTTCAAATCGTTAAGGAGCCTATTTCTACAAAAGGCCCCCGCCTCTCCTGCGATATTTCCATAGCTGGACGCTATATAGTCCTGGTACCGTTTTCTAACTCCGTCAATCTTTCAAAGAAAATTACGGACAAACAGGAAAGGAACCGCCTGCAACGTCTGATGTCTTCTATTAAGCCCGCTAACTTCGGTGTGATCATTCGCACAGTGGCGACGGGTAAAGATGTAGATGAACTTAACCGTGATCTGCAGGACTGCCTGGATAAGTGGGAAAACGGCATCAAAGCACTGCGCGACGCCAAGCCCAGGGACCGGATTATCGGTGAAATGAACCGCGCTTCTTCGATCATTCGTGATATGCTGAATGAATCATTTGACAGCATTACGGTGGATTCCAAGGAAGTTTACGACGATATCAAAGCGTATATCCACAACATTGCACCTGATAAGGAAAACATTCTCAGGCTGCATAATGGGAAAAATAAGTTATTTGAACAATTTGGTCTGGAAAAACAGATCAAGTCACTTTTTGGCCGTTCTGTAAGTCTCCCGAACGGAGGTTACCTGATTATCGAGCACACCGAAGCGCTTCACGTAATCGACGTTAACAGCGGTAACAAATCCAATTCCGAGGAGGATCAGGAAGCTACTGCACTGAGTGTCAACCTCGAAGCTGCCAAAGAAATTGCCAGGCAATTGCGGCTCCGGGATATGGGCGGCATTATAGTCGTCGATTTCATCGACATGAAAAAAGCAGAGAACAAGCGGACGCTTTTCGATGTGATGCGCGATGAAATGAAGGGAGACAGGTCGAAATATACCATTCTTCCACTTTCAAAATTCGGCCTGCTGCAAATTACACGTCAGCGCGTACGGCCGGAAATGAATATCGTTACCCGGGAAACCTGCCCTACCTGCGGCGGTACTGGTACAATTCAAGCGAGTATCCTGGTTTCAGACGTGATCGCGAATAATCTGGATTACATTCTTACGAAACAGAACGAGCGCGGTATTACGATTTCGCTGCATCCGTTTCTGCATTCCTATTTCACGAAAGGCCTGATGTCTGAGCAGATGAAATGGTTCTTCCAATATAAAACCTGGATCAAGTTGATCAAAGACAGTTCATTGGGTGTTACTGATTTCAAATTCCACAACAGATACGGGGAAGAAATTGAGATTGTACCTGTGAATTGA
- a CDS encoding tetratricopeptide repeat protein produces the protein MKKSIFLSCVLAVALVGTLFSLPKVVVNTKGKDVDQERSQPAAASTEAAPEAATKHDGAALTPDQLKTIDRLRSGFNQANAKDKASAGIELSNKFAELQKFDSAGFYAEQVAILSPTVENILRTGDRYYEAYGFAVNDEKAKNLGAKTREYYEKALKLNPGLLAAKANMAMTFVNTENPMAGILMLREVIDTDPTNELALFNLGILSMRSNQYSKASDRFRQILTNNPANTKAKFYLGLTLVELGDKEQARKVLTEVKKEEKDPVIQQAIGELETRLNN, from the coding sequence ATGAAAAAATCCATTTTTCTTTCTTGCGTACTTGCAGTTGCACTTGTTGGAACGCTATTCAGCCTTCCCAAGGTAGTTGTTAATACAAAGGGAAAGGACGTGGATCAGGAGAGGAGTCAACCTGCCGCAGCCTCTACTGAAGCTGCACCGGAAGCTGCTACCAAGCATGATGGAGCCGCTTTGACACCCGATCAATTGAAAACGATAGATCGGCTGAGAAGCGGCTTCAATCAGGCAAATGCGAAGGACAAGGCTTCGGCTGGAATTGAGCTTTCGAACAAATTCGCCGAGCTTCAAAAATTTGACAGCGCCGGATTTTACGCCGAACAGGTTGCGATTCTTTCTCCAACTGTTGAAAACATCCTTCGTACGGGCGACCGGTATTACGAGGCATATGGGTTCGCAGTAAACGACGAGAAAGCAAAGAACCTTGGCGCTAAAACCCGGGAATACTATGAAAAAGCGCTGAAACTAAACCCTGGCCTGCTGGCAGCGAAAGCCAATATGGCCATGACTTTCGTCAACACCGAGAACCCAATGGCGGGTATTCTCATGTTGAGGGAAGTGATAGACACAGATCCTACCAACGAACTTGCACTGTTCAATTTGGGGATCCTATCAATGAGATCAAATCAATATTCGAAAGCTTCTGACAGGTTCAGGCAGATCCTGACCAATAACCCGGCTAATACCAAGGCGAAGTTTTATCTTGGTCTTACATTGGTGGAGCTGGGCGACAAGGAGCAGGCTCGCAAAGTACTGACAGAAGTGAAGAAAGAGGAGAAGGATCCGGTGATCCAGCAAGCTATCGGCGAACTGGAAACCCGCCTGAACAATTGA
- a CDS encoding HU family DNA-binding protein, translating into MTKADVIAQISEKTGVDKGDVQQTLESFFTVVKDSLSEGENLYVRGFGSFINKKRARKVARNISKGTSMIIDEHFVPSFKPAKVFVEQVKESDKLKAVAEK; encoded by the coding sequence GTGACTAAGGCAGACGTAATCGCACAGATTTCTGAAAAAACAGGTGTTGACAAAGGCGACGTTCAGCAAACGCTGGAATCGTTTTTCACCGTGGTAAAGGATTCCCTTTCTGAGGGCGAGAACCTTTATGTTAGAGGGTTTGGTAGTTTTATTAATAAAAAACGTGCGCGTAAAGTTGCCCGTAATATCTCGAAGGGAACTTCTATGATCATTGACGAGCACTTTGTACCTAGCTTCAAACCTGCCAAAGTATTTGTTGAACAGGTTAAGGAAAGTGACAAACTGAAAGCAGTTGCTGAAAAGTAA
- the mutY gene encoding A/G-specific adenine glycosylase, protein MIPDTELIGHFNEKLKFWYIKNHRKLLWRQTTDPYKIWLSEIILQQTRVAQGTPYYEKFLLNYPTVFDLAKADERDVLRLWQGLGYYSRARNMHYTARQVVNEYGGRFPETAAGLSKLKGLGNYTAAAIASFSFGEAVAAIDGNVYRVMSRIFGIQADMLSNQGKKEFALMAAQLVPFDDPATYNQAMIEFGALQCVPVSPACNICPFTDICFAFAHNMQNKLPVKVKKLKVKQRFFNYIVLESSGQLAMKERPSKDIWQGLYDFYMIESTSPTDDPDELQSMDFPARLLQNGILKITSRVYTHLLTHQRLHVKFWWLEISETNTIDLPAELTFYTKEEVESLPKPILIDTFLKEEKYL, encoded by the coding sequence TTGATACCAGATACAGAGCTGATTGGCCACTTTAACGAAAAATTAAAATTCTGGTATATAAAAAATCATAGAAAGCTTCTTTGGCGTCAGACGACCGATCCATACAAAATCTGGCTGTCGGAAATCATATTACAACAGACCCGCGTTGCTCAGGGAACACCCTATTACGAGAAGTTTTTACTGAATTATCCAACCGTTTTCGATCTGGCTAAGGCCGACGAACGTGATGTACTTCGCCTCTGGCAGGGCCTGGGCTACTATTCCCGGGCCAGGAATATGCATTATACTGCCAGACAGGTTGTGAATGAGTACGGTGGCAGGTTTCCCGAAACAGCAGCCGGACTTTCAAAGTTGAAAGGATTGGGAAATTATACTGCGGCCGCGATTGCCTCATTCTCATTCGGGGAAGCTGTTGCTGCGATTGACGGAAATGTGTACCGGGTGATGTCGCGGATTTTTGGCATTCAGGCTGATATGCTGAGTAATCAGGGTAAGAAGGAGTTTGCGTTGATGGCTGCGCAACTGGTACCTTTCGATGATCCCGCTACTTACAACCAGGCGATGATCGAGTTTGGGGCATTGCAGTGTGTGCCCGTTTCTCCTGCCTGTAACATTTGTCCTTTTACAGATATCTGTTTTGCTTTTGCCCACAATATGCAGAACAAGCTGCCTGTGAAGGTGAAAAAGTTGAAGGTGAAACAAAGGTTTTTTAATTATATCGTACTCGAATCAAGTGGTCAGCTGGCGATGAAAGAGCGTCCCTCAAAGGATATCTGGCAGGGACTTTACGATTTTTACATGATCGAATCTACTTCACCCACCGACGATCCGGATGAGTTGCAGAGTATGGATTTTCCGGCCCGTTTGCTCCAAAATGGCATACTGAAAATAACTTCGAGAGTTTATACACACCTATTAACCCACCAGCGATTGCATGTTAAATTCTGGTGGCTGGAAATTTCGGAAACCAATACAATAGATTTGCCTGCAGAGTTGACTTTTTACACAAAAGAAGAGGTCGAGTCCCTTCCCAAGCCGATTTTAATTGATACCTTTTTGAAAGAAGAGAAATACCTGTAA
- a CDS encoding phytanoyl-CoA dioxygenase family protein — protein sequence MTSFSLNSSQVEDYNRDGYVIVKSLFSEKEIAKLYSTAVENSVMQKNAMDLNDQSGKKTKLSLWFTPGDDVFGYLIRSERMVNSVWQLLGQDSQVCHFHTKLMQKEPKVGGAWEWHQDYGYWYKNQFIFPDQLMSVMIALTPANKENGCLQVIKGSHKMGRVNHGFAGEQVGADMEMVNHALKTMELVYCEIEPGDALFFHSNLMHRSEANLSDHPRWSLISCYNSQSNIAYAETSNSWKVPVSIVPDKALLEWEANSFGNADFLKKEDDPALKTTGWESEVKTGI from the coding sequence ATGACAAGTTTTAGTTTGAATTCCAGTCAGGTTGAAGATTATAACCGCGATGGTTATGTGATCGTGAAAAGCCTTTTCTCAGAAAAAGAAATTGCGAAGCTATATAGCACGGCGGTTGAAAATTCAGTCATGCAGAAAAATGCAATGGATCTGAATGACCAGTCCGGCAAGAAAACGAAGCTCTCGCTATGGTTTACGCCAGGCGACGACGTTTTTGGCTACCTGATCAGGAGTGAGCGAATGGTCAATTCGGTCTGGCAGTTGCTGGGGCAGGATAGTCAGGTTTGCCATTTTCACACAAAGCTGATGCAGAAGGAGCCAAAAGTAGGAGGCGCGTGGGAGTGGCATCAGGATTATGGGTATTGGTACAAAAATCAGTTTATTTTTCCGGACCAGTTAATGAGCGTGATGATCGCATTGACGCCTGCTAATAAGGAAAATGGTTGTTTGCAGGTGATCAAAGGTTCGCACAAAATGGGGCGCGTAAATCATGGGTTTGCCGGTGAGCAGGTAGGCGCGGACATGGAAATGGTGAACCATGCCTTAAAAACGATGGAACTTGTGTATTGCGAAATCGAGCCGGGAGATGCCTTGTTTTTTCATAGTAACCTGATGCACAGGTCCGAAGCGAACTTGTCCGATCATCCACGCTGGTCGCTGATATCCTGTTACAATTCCCAATCGAATATTGCCTACGCAGAAACTTCAAATTCCTGGAAAGTGCCCGTTTCGATTGTACCGGACAAGGCACTTTTGGAATGGGAAGCCAATTCCTTCGGCAATGCCGATTTCCTGAAAAAAGAAGACGATCCGGCGTTGAAAACGACTGGGTGGGAGTCGGAGGTGAAGACTGGAATTTAG